In one Echinicola marina genomic region, the following are encoded:
- a CDS encoding pirin family protein, producing the protein MQSNVGLILEEKAADIGNFMVGRLLPFRQKRAVGPFVFIDHMGPACLKEHQNLDVPPHPHIGLSTLTYLFDGAILHRDNLGNVIEIKPGEVNWMTAGKGVVHSERTPAYLRKADKFLHGFQIWIGLPKDMEQAEPSFFHISKAEIPTWKEDGVFYKLIAGEIKDKKSPVPVHSPLYFIEIKTTTAQKINIGKQLFGEVGMYVLEGTVKIENNDYGSRQLLIAKKASLCEFETNGETTLYLFGGAPFDEERFMYWNFVSSDKAIIERAKEDWKAQNLTAFPKIPHDDQDYVPLPENIFQKKA; encoded by the coding sequence ATGCAATCAAACGTAGGCCTTATATTAGAAGAAAAGGCAGCTGATATTGGTAACTTTATGGTGGGAAGGCTGCTTCCGTTCCGGCAAAAAAGAGCAGTAGGTCCTTTTGTATTTATAGACCATATGGGCCCCGCCTGTTTGAAAGAACATCAAAACCTCGATGTACCGCCCCATCCTCATATCGGACTTTCTACATTGACCTATTTATTTGATGGGGCTATCTTACATAGGGATAACTTGGGAAATGTCATAGAGATTAAACCCGGTGAAGTCAATTGGATGACAGCAGGGAAAGGTGTGGTACATTCGGAGAGAACTCCAGCATATTTGCGGAAAGCAGATAAGTTTCTTCATGGCTTCCAGATATGGATTGGCCTGCCCAAGGATATGGAGCAAGCAGAGCCTTCCTTTTTTCATATCAGTAAGGCAGAGATTCCCACTTGGAAAGAAGATGGTGTTTTTTATAAATTGATCGCTGGTGAAATCAAAGATAAAAAGTCGCCTGTTCCGGTACATAGTCCTTTATATTTTATTGAGATAAAGACCACAACGGCCCAGAAAATAAATATTGGCAAGCAATTGTTTGGTGAAGTGGGCATGTATGTTTTGGAGGGAACCGTAAAAATTGAGAACAATGATTATGGAAGCAGGCAGCTGCTTATTGCCAAAAAAGCTTCATTATGTGAATTTGAAACCAATGGTGAAACCACCTTATATCTTTTTGGGGGAGCACCTTTTGATGAAGAACGTTTTATGTATTGGAATTTTGTGAGCTCTGACAAGGCCATTATCGAAAGGGCCAAAGAAGACTGGAAAGCGCAAAACCTGACAGCATTCCCAAAAATTCCACATGATGATCAGGATTATGTGCCTTTACCGGAAAACATATTCCAAAAGAAAGCATGA
- a CDS encoding acyl-CoA thioesterase yields MNFHTRKWIKPEDLNANNSLFGGRLLAWIDEEAALYAIIQLENKHVVTKYMSSINFMASARVNDIIEIGIAPVKFGKTSLTLKCKVRNKMTRQTIITIDEIIMVNLDQDGQPKAHGKHQIEYVKDRLEAKSK; encoded by the coding sequence ATGAATTTCCACACCAGAAAATGGATCAAACCAGAAGACCTCAATGCCAATAATTCTTTGTTTGGAGGACGCCTGTTGGCATGGATAGATGAAGAGGCCGCACTTTATGCAATTATTCAATTGGAAAACAAGCATGTCGTGACCAAGTACATGTCCTCCATCAATTTCATGGCATCTGCGCGGGTTAACGATATCATCGAAATAGGTATAGCCCCAGTGAAATTTGGAAAGACCTCGCTCACCTTAAAATGTAAAGTGAGGAACAAAATGACACGACAGACCATTATCACCATAGATGAGATCATCATGGTCAACCTGGACCAAGATGGCCAACCCAAAGCTCATGGAAAGCACCAGATCGAGTATGTAAAAGACCGGCTAGAAGCAAAATCGAAGTAA
- a CDS encoding MCP four helix bundle domain-containing protein gives MTVFNKIKWSASILLVFIIVLTTNLIDKDNFQSLSNSVKTIYEDRIVASDLLFEMSTLIHHKEIAIISSDSSYMQSENSPDNEKLDNYMLQYSKTKLTEKEQFLFEQLKDDIATLKHSERNHGMQDKSKWLSQIDKVNQRLYDLSKIQLEESRRQVFISNKAKDTINFFTQGEIILLILLSILIQVIIFYKPKGDKKS, from the coding sequence ATGACGGTTTTCAATAAAATAAAATGGAGCGCAAGCATACTTTTGGTATTTATCATTGTTTTGACTACTAACCTGATAGACAAGGACAATTTTCAAAGTTTGAGCAATTCAGTAAAAACCATTTATGAAGACAGAATCGTTGCCAGTGATCTTTTATTTGAAATGTCAACCTTGATCCATCACAAAGAAATCGCGATCATTTCCTCAGATTCCAGTTATATGCAGTCTGAGAACTCTCCTGATAATGAAAAACTGGACAATTACATGCTGCAGTATAGCAAAACTAAATTAACCGAGAAAGAGCAGTTCTTGTTTGAACAATTAAAGGATGATATTGCTACTTTGAAGCACAGCGAAAGGAACCATGGTATGCAGGACAAAAGCAAATGGCTCAGCCAAATAGATAAAGTAAATCAACGCCTATATGATCTGTCAAAGATCCAACTTGAGGAAAGCAGGCGACAAGTATTTATCAGCAATAAGGCCAAGGATACCATCAACTTTTTTACCCAAGGAGAAATCATATTACTGATTTTATTGTCCATACTCATTCAGGTAATCATATTTTATAAACCCAAAGGGGATAAAAAGTCCTGA
- a CDS encoding dihydrofolate reductase family protein, protein MRKITVLAMLTLDGVMQGPGAPEEDPSNGFEFGGWVAPYDEEEYDSAVTKELEASVDYLLGRKTFEIWENYWPGHAEFWPQINEGVKYVLSETRRESNWNNTVFLKSITDIKALKHTEGKDIQVWGSTQLIQLLLAHDLVDELRLKIHPLTLGKGKKLFEGGEIPAAFLLKACTSTPKGVILANYLRAGKVETGTVGT, encoded by the coding sequence ATGAGAAAGATAACTGTTTTAGCCATGCTTACCTTGGATGGGGTGATGCAGGGACCTGGGGCGCCAGAAGAAGATCCTTCCAATGGCTTTGAGTTTGGAGGTTGGGTGGCACCCTATGATGAGGAAGAATATGACAGTGCCGTGACCAAAGAGCTCGAGGCATCAGTGGATTACCTTTTGGGGCGAAAGACTTTTGAGATTTGGGAGAATTATTGGCCGGGGCATGCTGAATTTTGGCCACAAATCAATGAAGGTGTTAAATATGTCCTATCAGAAACCAGAAGGGAATCAAATTGGAACAATACGGTATTTTTAAAGTCAATCACCGATATTAAAGCGCTCAAACATACTGAAGGTAAGGATATTCAGGTCTGGGGCAGTACACAACTTATACAGCTATTATTAGCACATGACTTAGTGGACGAGTTAAGGCTCAAGATACATCCATTGACGCTAGGCAAAGGTAAGAAGCTATTTGAAGGGGGAGAGATACCAGCAGCATTTCTACTAAAAGCATGTACTAGTACGCCTAAGGGTGTTATTTTGGCCAATTATCTAAGGGCAGGAAAAGTAGAGACAGGAACGGTTGGCACTTAA
- a CDS encoding ArnT family glycosyltransferase, with the protein MLFKSVSHLHIFILSLGFVLVNLVLYTQLGVMEDSDTERYLTYAREIQERGIFFKPHEFWYIVYPLFIILMTSIYNSLGMVVFGQLLLSYTALISVYASAKSLYAQPKAGLWAGIGFVVFFMISYWNFEIYCESLLISLNCLAFYFILRGVRGRGGQQLWGMGSLIILAAVFTKPTGIALLAGVFALLLTLLWHKIKKRTVKYTCLMVGTLTLLLLANKMLSTFTFVRDYQVGEIIYNLEVLPFGAYEKWLKLEVPQDLYLPDASWPPLVQLLVLVLANPLYALQLLGAKLFYYLFYIRPYYSSMHNGYMLLILLPFYIGFVKGIRSNKVPMGIRVMVAVFLLVSILSTILMTIDWRNRFLVAILPWVLIIGSGSLAKIEYAGLFGRIWGKRKG; encoded by the coding sequence ATGCTTTTCAAGTCAGTATCTCATTTACATATATTTATCCTTAGTTTGGGATTTGTCTTGGTCAATTTAGTGCTGTATACCCAACTGGGTGTGATGGAAGACAGCGATACGGAAAGGTATTTGACCTATGCCCGGGAAATTCAGGAAAGGGGGATTTTCTTTAAGCCCCATGAGTTTTGGTATATCGTCTACCCCTTATTTATTATCCTGATGACCAGTATCTATAATTCCTTAGGAATGGTTGTGTTTGGTCAGCTGCTTTTGTCTTATACCGCCTTGATCAGTGTCTACGCCAGTGCCAAAAGCTTGTATGCTCAGCCAAAAGCGGGACTTTGGGCTGGGATAGGCTTTGTTGTTTTTTTTATGATTTCCTACTGGAATTTTGAGATATATTGTGAGTCTTTATTGATCTCACTTAATTGTCTGGCTTTTTACTTTATTCTAAGAGGGGTAAGGGGTCGGGGAGGACAGCAACTATGGGGGATGGGCAGCCTGATTATCTTGGCGGCCGTCTTTACCAAACCTACAGGCATCGCCTTATTGGCAGGAGTATTTGCTTTATTGCTCACATTGCTATGGCACAAGATCAAGAAGAGAACTGTGAAGTATACTTGTCTAATGGTAGGTACTTTGACCTTATTGCTTTTGGCCAATAAAATGCTTTCTACCTTTACTTTTGTTCGGGACTATCAGGTAGGAGAAATCATTTATAACTTGGAAGTACTGCCTTTTGGGGCTTATGAAAAATGGTTGAAATTAGAGGTGCCGCAAGACCTCTACCTACCGGATGCATCTTGGCCACCCTTGGTGCAGTTATTGGTTTTGGTCTTGGCCAACCCGCTTTATGCGCTCCAGCTATTGGGAGCAAAGTTGTTTTATTACCTGTTTTATATCCGACCTTATTATTCTAGTATGCATAATGGCTACATGTTGTTGATCTTATTGCCTTTCTATATAGGTTTTGTCAAAGGTATACGATCAAATAAAGTTCCCATGGGTATCAGGGTAATGGTGGCTGTATTTCTACTTGTGAGTATACTGAGCACTATTCTGATGACCATAGATTGGCGCAATCGTTTTTTGGTGGCCATATTGCCTTGGGTGCTTATCATAGGTAGCGGGAGTTTGGCAAAAATTGAATATGCTGGCCTGTTTGGAAGGATATGGGGGAAAAGAAAGGGCTAA
- a CDS encoding YfaP family protein, with product MKNLLIHLTICLLFFSCSLIEEMTNDEEEFEADVSIVHYTPEAFGHEEIAPQVSLKNDQFQVTSFGRNDSEYPSSPEKLYLSDMETGTEWVVLLNSSKEAEFMYGINTATHERLPYLYHSESIDESAYYLRFYHYDWENRLGTLLYEAKIDNEIVEVIFDNELSPSDRINPDLSKTKTKAFPAPVIGLYNRKSKSNSSMVQRVTATSVDDLDDFFDSQVKDLMEVLKDTKTKLINAPCNVSKVLNKSDKNFVCKLSDNLNKITDEEIFGDIYELTDEEQYLGESEFQGENDISISLFDDVSFIDDIRDHINDIRNKISESEWIDLDDWLEDLDEIAIVEEEDLDDLSDSNGVIQIGLSWDTEADIDLHVTDPNGETIYYDNPSSASGGYLDRDDVDGFGPENIYWTSDIPNGNFSISLVYYAPSENAPLTDCVVKVINGLGAEKTFRLSLGYFDHNKVHVANFQRQGHTLTFE from the coding sequence ATGAAAAATTTACTTATCCATTTGACAATTTGCCTTCTCTTTTTCAGTTGTAGCCTGATAGAGGAGATGACCAATGACGAAGAGGAGTTTGAAGCCGATGTATCCATCGTCCATTACACACCTGAGGCCTTTGGACACGAAGAAATAGCTCCTCAGGTAAGCCTGAAAAACGATCAATTTCAAGTCACTTCTTTTGGTCGCAATGATTCGGAATACCCTAGCTCTCCTGAAAAACTGTACCTGTCCGATATGGAAACAGGCACGGAATGGGTAGTCTTGCTCAACTCATCCAAAGAAGCGGAATTTATGTATGGCATCAATACCGCCACCCATGAAAGACTCCCCTACCTTTACCACTCAGAAAGCATCGATGAAAGCGCTTATTACCTGAGATTTTATCATTACGACTGGGAAAATAGACTGGGAACATTGCTGTATGAGGCAAAAATTGACAACGAGATTGTAGAAGTGATTTTTGACAATGAACTATCTCCATCTGATCGGATCAATCCTGACCTTTCCAAAACGAAAACAAAGGCCTTTCCTGCGCCAGTCATTGGCCTGTACAATAGGAAATCCAAAAGCAATAGCAGCATGGTCCAAAGGGTTACGGCTACTTCAGTGGATGACCTCGACGACTTTTTTGACAGTCAAGTAAAAGACCTTATGGAGGTACTCAAAGACACCAAAACCAAGCTTATCAATGCCCCTTGCAATGTCAGTAAGGTATTGAATAAATCTGACAAAAACTTTGTGTGTAAACTATCGGACAATTTGAACAAAATCACTGATGAGGAGATTTTTGGAGACATTTATGAACTTACCGATGAGGAACAATATTTAGGAGAGAGCGAATTTCAAGGGGAAAATGACATTTCCATTTCCCTATTTGATGATGTCAGCTTTATAGATGACATCAGGGACCATATCAATGATATACGAAATAAAATTTCTGAGAGTGAATGGATAGATCTGGATGATTGGTTAGAAGACCTGGACGAGATAGCAATAGTGGAAGAAGAAGACTTGGATGACTTATCGGATAGCAATGGGGTGATCCAAATTGGGCTAAGCTGGGATACAGAAGCGGATATCGACCTGCATGTCACCGATCCTAATGGGGAGACCATCTATTATGATAACCCGAGTTCCGCATCGGGAGGTTACCTGGACAGGGATGATGTGGATGGCTTTGGCCCCGAAAACATCTATTGGACCAGTGATATTCCAAATGGCAACTTTTCCATAAGCTTGGTGTACTACGCGCCCAGTGAAAACGCTCCCTTGACAGATTGTGTCGTTAAAGTCATCAATGGCTTAGGTGCTGAAAAAACCTTCAGACTTAGTTTAGGCTATTTTGACCATAACAAAGTGCATGTAGCGAATTTCCAAAGACAAGGGCATACCTTGACATTTGAATAA
- a CDS encoding helix-turn-helix transcriptional regulator: MSQLEKDIRDMAAKAPRSNWKEKVEYRRANKKWLKKSSEIALRVLDALDDKGWRKADLARKLEVSPQQVGKIVKGQENFTLETLSKLEDVLGITLITVLQEDEIVMKRKDVAYRYHTAIKVSGNLNMDDNFVYQQQRKSKSEECDLISAA; the protein is encoded by the coding sequence ATGAGCCAATTAGAAAAAGATATCAGGGATATGGCCGCAAAAGCGCCTAGGTCCAATTGGAAAGAGAAGGTAGAATACAGAAGGGCCAATAAAAAATGGTTAAAAAAATCATCTGAAATTGCTCTCAGGGTATTGGACGCTCTTGATGATAAAGGGTGGAGAAAAGCTGATTTGGCCCGAAAACTTGAGGTAAGCCCTCAGCAAGTGGGAAAAATTGTAAAGGGACAAGAAAACTTCACCTTGGAAACGCTTTCTAAATTGGAAGATGTTTTAGGAATTACCTTGATTACAGTACTTCAAGAGGATGAAATTGTGATGAAAAGAAAAGATGTGGCCTACAGGTATCATACAGCAATTAAGGTTTCGGGTAATTTGAATATGGATGATAATTTTGTTTATCAGCAACAACGAAAAAGTAAATCTGAGGAGTGTGATCTTATTTCAGCAGCTTAA
- a CDS encoding helix-turn-helix domain-containing protein — MNTKSWKEIKDDVYGVKGTERRDELERDFESFKIGLLLKKAREDKNLTQEQLAELVDKKRTYISRVENNGSNLTLKTLYEIVEKGLGGKVKISIEL; from the coding sequence ATGAATACGAAGAGCTGGAAAGAAATCAAAGATGATGTGTACGGAGTGAAAGGAACCGAACGTAGGGATGAATTGGAAAGGGATTTTGAATCTTTCAAAATTGGTTTGCTATTAAAAAAGGCAAGGGAGGACAAGAATCTAACCCAGGAGCAATTAGCGGAATTAGTAGATAAAAAGAGAACTTACATTTCAAGAGTTGAGAACAATGGAAGTAATCTAACACTGAAAACCCTTTATGAAATTGTTGAAAAAGGATTGGGAGGAAAGGTAAAAATCTCCATTGAACTCTGA
- a CDS encoding type II toxin-antitoxin system RelE/ParE family toxin: MKNHFENFLKAQTEKVQNKIFKVIEAIETLERVPETYLKPIKTKKGLYEARVQLASNIWRVFCFFDEGKLVILLNGFQKKTKKTPPKEIEKAAQLMVEYYAEKEVQKGKKKKK, translated from the coding sequence ATAAAAAACCATTTTGAAAACTTTTTAAAAGCCCAAACTGAAAAAGTCCAAAACAAGATTTTCAAGGTCATTGAGGCGATTGAAACATTGGAAAGAGTTCCGGAGACTTACCTGAAACCTATCAAAACAAAGAAAGGGCTATATGAAGCTAGGGTTCAGTTGGCATCTAATATATGGAGGGTGTTTTGTTTTTTCGATGAAGGAAAACTTGTGATACTTCTCAATGGCTTTCAAAAGAAAACCAAAAAAACACCTCCCAAAGAAATTGAAAAGGCTGCCCAACTGATGGTTGAATATTATGCTGAAAAGGAAGTTCAAAAAGGAAAAAAGAAAAAGAAATGA
- a CDS encoding type II toxin-antitoxin system VapC family toxin, translating to MKSLLIDTNIIIDLLAKRDEFYSEAAQLFSLADKKEIKLKISSLSFANTNYILTRLKSAKEAREILRKFKVLVDILNLDDRIIELAISDEKFPDFEDGLQYYSAIENPVDIIITRNKKDFKKSKLPVLTAKEFLANK from the coding sequence ATGAAAAGCCTTTTAATCGACACGAATATTATCATCGATTTATTAGCTAAAAGAGATGAGTTTTATTCAGAAGCAGCTCAACTCTTCTCACTTGCTGATAAGAAAGAAATAAAATTAAAAATTTCATCTCTAAGCTTTGCCAATACAAACTACATTCTAACCCGACTAAAATCCGCTAAAGAGGCAAGAGAAATATTAAGAAAATTCAAAGTGTTAGTCGATATCTTAAATCTAGATGATAGGATAATTGAATTAGCCATCAGCGATGAAAAATTTCCTGACTTTGAAGATGGATTGCAATACTATTCAGCTATTGAAAATCCTGTTGACATCATTATAACCAGAAATAAAAAAGACTTTAAAAAATCAAAGCTACCGGTTTTAACAGCTAAAGAGTTCTTAGCTAATAAATAA
- a CDS encoding DUF6364 family protein has protein sequence MDKKLTLSLDQNIIERAKIYARSNNISVSKLIEAYLNSLTTKSNDIEITPLVESLSGVINLPDNDQKDYTDYLMDKYK, from the coding sequence ATGGATAAGAAATTGACTTTGAGCCTCGACCAAAACATTATTGAGCGTGCTAAAATTTATGCACGTTCTAATAATATTAGTGTTTCTAAACTAATCGAAGCTTATCTAAACAGCTTGACAACAAAAAGCAATGATATTGAAATTACACCTCTTGTTGAAAGCTTATCTGGTGTAATTAACTTACCTGATAACGATCAAAAGGATTATACGGACTACTTAATGGATAAGTACAAATGA
- a CDS encoding transcriptional regulator has protein sequence MKTQFDIESVLKAGKLKNELEYERALIADRKLRVLCKENSRLKPVRKQLRDLIENYEDKNWSSSEINDAKLKEGDLAELIAEKERQFIRSRKELIKKQLKKYELNQQDLMTLLGHKSKTHMSELMNGISPFTLNDLIVINRLLKIDLADLIPTTLSHRRRSQIKKSIQVIGTKKVKLSSEDFDLALT, from the coding sequence ATGAAAACACAGTTTGATATAGAAAGTGTTTTGAAGGCTGGAAAGCTTAAAAACGAATTGGAGTATGAAAGAGCTCTGATTGCTGACAGAAAACTAAGAGTTCTCTGTAAAGAGAATTCTCGACTCAAACCTGTACGTAAGCAATTAAGAGATCTAATCGAAAATTATGAAGACAAAAACTGGTCTTCATCAGAAATTAATGACGCTAAGTTAAAAGAAGGTGATTTGGCTGAATTAATAGCTGAAAAAGAGCGTCAATTCATTCGTAGTAGAAAAGAATTGATTAAAAAACAATTGAAAAAATACGAACTAAATCAACAAGATTTAATGACGCTACTGGGACATAAGAGCAAAACCCATATGTCTGAATTAATGAATGGAATTTCTCCTTTCACATTGAATGATTTAATCGTAATCAACCGCCTTTTAAAAATAGACCTTGCTGATTTAATCCCAACCACACTATCTCATCGGCGCAGAAGTCAAATAAAAAAATCTATTCAGGTAATTGGGACAAAAAAAGTCAAACTAAGTTCTGAAGATTTTGATTTAGCTCTAACTTAA
- a CDS encoding DUF6966 domain-containing protein: MTDYYKISLDILYRLLKESGNDHWANWIQKDIHLWTTQKRVDNHLGAYGGMGSINDLVVGGSDTIGVWKNKLFDTTKTLSWNLAKGKISTASLDEKFYRNGSNEISGWRCRHCGHSRIDKSDIELYLSTEFLPKLFVEYIKQDKLIEILDLKNIVVLEKIVDKRNAIEKVIQNANIALTTRNNWLRTCHECESKNVCVYSWQTMDNDTKIIESKDNLKMETGKRPAYNTLPKAGRSWWQKLFRTE, translated from the coding sequence GTGACAGACTACTACAAAATATCATTAGACATTTTATACCGACTTCTAAAAGAGTCAGGTAACGACCATTGGGCAAATTGGATTCAAAAGGACATTCATTTATGGACAACTCAAAAAAGAGTTGACAATCATCTCGGTGCTTATGGCGGAATGGGTTCAATTAATGACTTGGTTGTTGGTGGCTCGGACACAATTGGTGTATGGAAAAACAAACTGTTTGACACGACCAAAACCCTTTCTTGGAATTTAGCAAAAGGAAAAATATCGACGGCCTCCCTTGACGAAAAATTTTATCGAAATGGTTCAAATGAAATAAGCGGGTGGCGTTGTAGACACTGTGGACATTCCCGAATTGACAAGTCAGATATAGAACTGTACCTATCAACTGAATTTTTACCTAAATTGTTTGTAGAATATATTAAGCAAGACAAATTAATAGAGATTTTAGACTTGAAAAATATTGTTGTGCTTGAAAAAATAGTTGACAAAAGAAATGCGATTGAAAAGGTAATTCAAAACGCAAACATTGCCTTGACCACAAGAAACAATTGGTTAAGGACTTGCCATGAATGTGAAAGTAAAAATGTTTGTGTTTACAGTTGGCAGACAATGGACAACGATACAAAAATTATTGAGTCGAAAGACAATTTAAAAATGGAAACGGGAAAAAGGCCTGCCTATAACACCTTACCAAAAGCAGGGCGTTCGTGGTGGCAGAAACTTTTCCGCACCGAATAA
- the tcmP gene encoding three-Cys-motif partner protein TcmP — translation MATIDLHEKPFDDKTIAKLEMFEAYAAAWIPTFVMRGDPEICIFDFFAGTGYDKDKVPGSPIRILERLKEQIGNLFQKGVKVKVFLNEYQPGKTQQDKFNQLKSACENFLKENSRLARRIEISYYNEDFEHLFPKLYPLIEKYPSLVYLDQNGIKFLSERYFNALEKTRQTDFLYFLSSSYIWRFGKEKEFKMHLDIDMEKVKQKKYSSIHRSITEQIRSRLPADSELMLYPFSIKKGANIHGIIFGASHPRAVDKFLNIAWQRNSINGEADFDLDDDMTKGQYHLFEAKKPTKLEAFQEKLRAHILEGVISNNFEAYDFTIKEGHIAKHAADEIKRMKKANLIEYDRSSPLITYENVYRNKNFLIFRIVEKKK, via the coding sequence ATGGCCACAATAGACCTGCACGAAAAACCTTTTGATGATAAGACCATTGCCAAACTTGAAATGTTCGAAGCATACGCTGCCGCCTGGATTCCTACATTTGTCATGCGGGGAGATCCTGAAATATGCATTTTTGACTTCTTTGCAGGTACAGGATATGATAAAGACAAAGTGCCAGGGAGCCCTATTCGGATTTTGGAAAGGCTTAAAGAACAAATTGGGAATCTTTTTCAAAAGGGCGTTAAAGTGAAGGTGTTTTTAAATGAGTACCAACCAGGTAAAACACAGCAGGATAAATTCAATCAACTTAAATCGGCCTGTGAAAACTTCCTGAAGGAAAATAGCAGGCTGGCTCGGAGGATAGAAATTAGTTATTATAATGAGGATTTTGAACATTTGTTTCCCAAACTTTATCCACTGATAGAAAAGTATCCTTCACTTGTTTATCTTGACCAAAATGGGATAAAGTTCCTTTCTGAAAGGTATTTCAATGCCTTGGAAAAGACCCGCCAAACTGATTTTCTCTATTTTTTATCATCTTCGTATATCTGGCGTTTTGGAAAAGAAAAAGAGTTTAAGATGCACCTGGATATTGATATGGAAAAAGTCAAACAAAAGAAATATAGCTCAATCCATAGGTCAATTACCGAACAGATTAGAAGCAGATTACCCGCAGATTCTGAATTGATGTTATATCCATTTTCTATTAAGAAAGGAGCCAATATACATGGGATAATATTCGGAGCTTCGCACCCAAGGGCAGTGGACAAGTTTTTGAACATTGCATGGCAGCGTAATAGCATCAATGGCGAAGCGGATTTTGATTTAGATGATGATATGACCAAAGGTCAGTATCACCTTTTTGAAGCCAAAAAGCCTACAAAATTGGAGGCCTTTCAGGAAAAGTTAAGAGCTCATATTCTTGAAGGGGTAATCAGTAATAATTTCGAGGCATATGATTTTACCATAAAAGAAGGACATATTGCAAAGCATGCTGCTGATGAAATCAAGAGGATGAAAAAAGCAAACCTCATTGAATACGATAGAAGTTCACCTTTGATTACCTATGAAAATGTATATCGAAATAAAAACTTTTTGATATTCAGAATAGTAGAAAAGAAAAAATGA
- a CDS encoding DUF5131 family protein: MAQSSIEWTEMTWNPTTGCDKVSQGCKFCYAEVMAKRLKAMGIEKYKDGFKIRTHEDALNTPYTWKKSKVVFVNSMSDLFHKDVPLSFIKKVFKVMNDNPQHVFQVLTKRADLLLQYSKELKWTHNIWMGVSVENERVTDRIDLLRQSDAKVKFLSCEPLIGPLLNLNLEGIDWVIVGGESGHKPRPMDADWVLDIQEQCARKEVAFFFKQWGGKNKKKNGRMLNGQTYDEMPEIELQKSV, translated from the coding sequence ATGGCACAATCAAGCATCGAATGGACCGAAATGACCTGGAATCCTACCACAGGTTGCGATAAAGTATCGCAGGGATGTAAGTTTTGTTATGCCGAGGTAATGGCCAAGAGATTAAAGGCCATGGGCATAGAGAAATACAAGGACGGATTCAAAATACGGACACATGAAGATGCCCTGAATACACCCTATACTTGGAAAAAATCCAAGGTGGTCTTTGTGAACTCCATGAGTGACCTTTTTCATAAGGATGTTCCCTTAAGCTTTATCAAAAAAGTCTTTAAGGTGATGAATGATAATCCACAGCATGTTTTTCAGGTGCTCACCAAAAGAGCAGATTTATTACTTCAATATAGCAAAGAGCTTAAGTGGACACATAATATTTGGATGGGGGTATCAGTGGAAAATGAGCGCGTGACAGACCGCATTGATCTGCTAAGGCAGAGTGATGCCAAGGTGAAATTCCTGTCTTGTGAGCCTTTAATAGGGCCTTTACTAAATTTAAACCTAGAGGGAATAGATTGGGTAATAGTAGGAGGGGAGAGTGGCCATAAACCCAGGCCTATGGATGCTGATTGGGTGCTGGATATTCAAGAACAATGTGCCCGCAAGGAGGTGGCATTTTTCTTTAAACAATGGGGCGGTAAAAACAAAAAGAAAAACGGGCGTATGCTCAATGGCCAAACTTACGATGAAATGCCTGAAATAGAGCTACAGAAAAGTGTTTGA
- a CDS encoding DUF2695 domain-containing protein, with translation MPYKQEKEHRKQIQKELARKEKESFFSNLPMEQELLIELFDYLDTELASSGCKHDYNLTSNFLNSKGKHLEDRVIKWFQEQRGYCDCEILLNVEEKFE, from the coding sequence ATGCCATACAAACAGGAAAAGGAACATAGAAAACAAATTCAGAAGGAACTAGCTCGAAAAGAAAAGGAATCATTCTTCAGTAACCTACCTATGGAACAAGAGCTCTTAATCGAACTTTTTGACTACTTAGATACTGAACTTGCTAGCTCCGGTTGTAAACATGATTATAACTTGACATCTAATTTCCTGAACTCCAAAGGAAAGCATCTTGAGGATCGAGTAATAAAATGGTTTCAGGAACAGAGAGGCTATTGTGATTGTGAAATTCTCTTGAATGTAGAAGAGAAATTTGAATAG